AATGCTACAACTTCATCAGGGTTTACACCTTTATATGGCTCTTTACCAGTTTCACGTTTAATAGCTTCTTGTACAGCTGGGATACGAGTAGATCCACCAACAAGAATAACTTTATCTAATTCGCTTGGAGCAAAACCAGCGTCTTTTAATGCACGACGAGTTGGCTCTAATGTTCTTTCAACAAGACCTGCTGAAAGCTCTTCGAATTTCGCTCTTGTTAACGTTAATTCTAAGTGTAATGGACCAGCAGCTCCAGCACTAATGAATGGTAATGAAATTTGAGTTTGTGTTACACCAGAAAGATCTTTTTTCGCTTTTTCAGCTGCATCTTTCAAGCGTTGAAGCGCCATTTTATCTTGGCTTAAATCAATGTTATTTTCTTTTTTGAACTCAGCTACTAAGTGATCGATGATAACTTGGTCAAAGTCATCGCCACCAAGACGGTTGTCACCAGCAGTTGAAATAACTTCGAATGTGCCGTCTGCTAACTCAAGGATAGATACGTCAAATGTACCGCCACCTAAGTCATATACTAAGATTTTTTGTTCTTCATCTTGTTTTTCTAAACCGTAAGCAAGTGCTGCTGCTGTTGGCTCGTTAATGATACGCTCAACTTCTAAACCAGCGATACGACCAGCATCTTTCGTTGCTTGACGCTCTGCATCGTTGAAGTATGCAGGTACTGTAATAACAGCTTTCGTTACTGTTTCACCTAAGTATGCTTCAGCAGCAGCTTTTAAGTTTTGTAAAATGATTGCAGAAATTTCTTGAGGTGTATAATCTTTACCTTCAACTTCTACTTTGTAGTCTGTACCCATATGACGTTTAACAGACATGATTGTATTTGGGTTTGTAATTGCTTGGCGCTTTGCAACTTCCCCAACTTGACGTTCTTCATTTTTGAAAGCTACAACAGAAGGTGTTGTACGATTTCCTTCTGGATTTGGGATAACCTTTGGTTCTCCACCTTCCATAACAGCTACACAAGAGTTTGTTGTACCTAAGTCAATACCGATAATTTTACTCATGGCGAATCCTCCTAGTTTTATGTAAATTATTGATTTACTTTTACCATTGATGGGCGAATCACACGGTCTTTTAGTTTATAACCTTTTTGGAATTCTTCTACAACCGCGTTTGATTCAAATTCACTATCTTCCACTTGCATAATAGCTTGGTGTTCATTAGGATCAAACTGTTTACCAACAGCTTCAATCACTTCCACACCTTCTTTATTCAGTGCTTCTAACAATTGACGATGCACCATTTCCATACCTTGTAACAAGGATTTCGTTTGCTCATCAGTCGCTTCCACTTGCATCGCTCTTTCAAAATTATCAAGAGCTGGCAAGATGTCTGAAACTAGACTTTGTGCTCTATATTTTTCAGCAGCCTGTTTATCCATTTGGACACGGCGCTTATAATTTTCAAAATCAGCTTGTAGACGTAATGTGCGACCTTCCGTTTCCGTTAGTTTCGCTTGTAACTCATCTACTTTTTCTTGTAAAAGAGCAGCCTCACTTTTTTCTTCTACAGTTTCTTCACTGTTTTCTGGCGTGACAGCTTCTTCAACTTGCGCTTCTTTTACTTCTTCTACCACTTGTTCGTTACGCTCTTCCACAATATTCACCTCCTTAAAAGGTATTAGGTATCATGCATAGCATGATTACCTAAGGATTATATATTACACACAGCAATGAAAATTTCATCACTTGAGCGAATGTATTACTCTCATTTACTTTTTAAGCCCATCAGTAAATTGTCTCGTAAATAACTGTAACAAACTAATTACACGAGAATATTGCATTCTCGTAGGACCTAAAATAGCAATTGTTCCAAGTTGCTCTTCGCCGATCGAATATGTTGCAGAAATTAAACTACAATCCTCCATAGCCGTCGAAGAATTTTCCCTACCAATTTTCACTTGAATCCCGACTTGTTTATGACGCAAAATGTCATAAAATTCGGCTTCATTATCAATCATGGTAAGTAAAGATCTAACCTTTTGAATGTCATGGAACTCTGGCTGCGAAAGCATATTTGCTTTTCCTCCAAAGTATATCTTTTCCGATAACGGAACTTGAAATGTACCATCCAACATTTTTATTGCACTATCGTAATTATGAACATACCCACGTAAAACTGTAACAATCTCTTTAAAGATTTTATTATGAAGTTCTTCCATCGGTACGCCAGATAGCTTTTCATTTAAAATATTAACCATTTTTTCTAAATCTGATAAATCAACAGATTCCGGAACGGTAATCGTTTTACTTTGTACATGCCCTGTATCAGTTACAATAATAGCGACTGCAGTTTGACGATCAAGCGGCACAATTTGTACATTTTTAAGTTTATTTGTACTTAACTTCGGTCCAAGAACAATGGCCGTATAATTCGTAAGTTCTGATAAAATTTGAGCAGATTGCTGTGCAATTTTTTCCGCTTCAAAAATTCTTTCGGCAAATAAATCTTTAATTTGTACAATTTCAGCGTTTGGTAAGTTTTGCGGCGCTAAAAGATGGTCTACATAAAATCGGTAGCCTTTCTCAGAAGGAACACGTCCAGAAGAACTGTGCGTTTTTTCAATAAAACCTAATTCTTCTAAGTCCGCCATTTCATTTCGAATAGTAGCTGAACTAAATGTAATTTCATCTTTTTTAGCCAACGTTCTAGACCCAACGGGCTGCGCTGATCCAATAAAGTCATCAATAATTGTTTGTAAAATTAAGAGCTGACGTTCCGTAAGCATCTCATCATCACCTCTGTTAGCACTCTTTGTCTTTGAGTGCTAAATCTATTAATAACTTACCAAAATTGACATTCAATTGTCAACGGAAACGTCACGAAATAATGAAAATTTTTCACACCTATGGAACATTTAATTAGTCAATCAAAAATGATTGGAATACTTCATTCCCTAATAATTTTCCTTTTCGCGTTAAACGTACATGTCCATCTTCCTCTTCAAGCAATCCCTGCTCTTGATTGCTTTGTAACTGCTTCGCGAAAACTTGATCCATCTCCACATTAAATTTATTGCGGAACGACGTTTTAGAAACACCTTTTGTTTTTCGAAGCCCTAAGAACAGTTCTTCTTCCATTCTTTCTTTCTCCGTCACTTTGTGAACATCTAAATACGGAAATCTTGTTTCATCAATTTTATTAAAATATTGCTTCAGGGGACCTACATTTTGAATACGTTCCCCGTTCACATAACTATGAGCTCCAGCTCCAAATCCATAATACTCTTCATTATTCCAGTATGTGAGATTATGTCTACTTTTATTGTCACCTTTTGAGAAATTACTAATTTCATACTGGTTATAACCGTGTTTCTCCATTTCATCCATTACTATTTCATACATTTTCGCTTCATGGTCTTCACCCGGAAGACGCAATTTCCCTTTGTTCATTAAGTTATAAAACACTGTTTTTGGTTCCACAATTAATGAATATGCCGAGAAATGTTGTACACCAAGCGTAAAAGCAATATCTAATGTTTCTTTTACATCTTCTATCGTCTGTCCTGGCAAAGCATAAATAATATCTACATTAATATTTTTAAAGCCTACTTCCTGTGCTTCTCGAATCGCTAGGAATGCATCTTCCCTCGTATGCTTGCGCCCAATTTTCTCAAGCAGTTCATCACGGAACGTTTGCACACCAAAACTAATTCGATTCACTCCGCCTTCTAGCAGTACATTCAACTTCTCTTTCGGTAGATCTCCTGGATTCGCTTCAAATGTTAATTCACAATTCGGGGCGAATAGACGCAAATGACGATTAATAATCTCGAGTAATTTTTTTGTCTGCTCCATATTTAACGCTGTCGGAGTTCCCCCGCCCACAAAAATCGTTTTCATACTATCAAACGGAACTTTTTGAACCGTATTTATTATTTCCTTCTCTAGATAATCTAAATATTGATCAACCGGTTGGCGTTCAATAAACACTTTATTAAAATCACAATAGTGACAAATGTGCTGACAAAACGGAATATGAATATATGCAGCTTGTACCAAATATAACTCCTACCTTTCTAAAAAGAAAACCTCCGCACTCCGGAGGGTTCTCTACTTCTCTAACGTATTACGAATTTGTTCCATTCGCATTTTTCCCCAATCATACATCATTTCAACGATCGGTAAAAGTGACATGCCTAGTTCCGTCATATAATACTCAACGCGAGGAGGAATTTCGGGATATACTGTCCGATCAACAATCCCATCTTCCATTAACTCTTTTAATTGGTTCGACAAAACTTTATGAGAAATGCTTGGGAATAACCGTTGTAATTCACTGAAACGATGCGGCCCTTCCACACCAAGATGCCACAGTATCACAACTTTCCACTTTCCACTAATAATAGAAAGCGTCAATTCCTTTTCACAATTAAAATTACCATTTTGTATTTTATCTTGAATATCTTTTCGAATATTTTCGGACATTAACAGTCTCCTAACTCTATATGAACTAAAAAGCTCTCTCATTATTGTAAATGAGAGCTGCTCAGATGTCTAAAAAGTAATTATACAGAAAAAAGAAGCCGCACAAACGACTTCTTTTTTATTTCAAATATTAGTTGTCATCCATTTTCAGTACAGCCATGAATGCCTCTTGTGGTACTTCTACAGAACCAACAGACTTCATACGTTTTTTACCTTCTTTTTGCTTATCAAGAAGTTTACGCTTACGAGAAATGTCACCGCCGTAACATTTTGCAAGTACGTTTTTACGCATCGCTTTAATTGTAGAACGTGCTACAACTTTATTTCCGATAGTCGCTTGAATTGGCA
This genomic interval from Bacillus thuringiensis contains the following:
- the dnaK gene encoding chaperone protein DnaK; amino-acid sequence: MSKIIGIDLGTTNSCVAVMEGGEPKVIPNPEGNRTTPSVVAFKNEERQVGEVAKRQAITNPNTIMSVKRHMGTDYKVEVEGKDYTPQEISAIILQNLKAAAEAYLGETVTKAVITVPAYFNDAERQATKDAGRIAGLEVERIINEPTAAALAYGLEKQDEEQKILVYDLGGGTFDVSILELADGTFEVISTAGDNRLGGDDFDQVIIDHLVAEFKKENNIDLSQDKMALQRLKDAAEKAKKDLSGVTQTQISLPFISAGAAGPLHLELTLTRAKFEELSAGLVERTLEPTRRALKDAGFAPSELDKVILVGGSTRIPAVQEAIKRETGKEPYKGVNPDEVVALGAAVQGGVLTGDVEGVLLLDVTPLSLGIETMGGVFTKLIERNTTIPTSKSQVFSTAADNQPAVDIHVLQGERPMSADNKTLGRFQLTDLPPAPRGIPQIEVTFDIDANGIVNVRAKDLGTSKEQAITIQSSSGLSDEEVERMVQEAEANADADQKRKEEVELRNEADQLVFQTDKVVKDLEGKVDAAEVAKATEAKEALQAAIEKNELEEIRAKKDALQEIVQQLTVKLYEQAQAAAGQAEGAQGAQDAGAKKDNVVDAEFEEVKEDK
- a CDS encoding winged helix-turn-helix transcriptional regulator, producing MSENIRKDIQDKIQNGNFNCEKELTLSIISGKWKVVILWHLGVEGPHRFSELQRLFPSISHKVLSNQLKELMEDGIVDRTVYPEIPPRVEYYMTELGMSLLPIVEMMYDWGKMRMEQIRNTLEK
- the grpE gene encoding nucleotide exchange factor GrpE; the encoded protein is MEERNEQVVEEVKEAQVEEAVTPENSEETVEEKSEAALLQEKVDELQAKLTETEGRTLRLQADFENYKRRVQMDKQAAEKYRAQSLVSDILPALDNFERAMQVEATDEQTKSLLQGMEMVHRQLLEALNKEGVEVIEAVGKQFDPNEHQAIMQVEDSEFESNAVVEEFQKGYKLKDRVIRPSMVKVNQ
- the hemW gene encoding radical SAM family heme chaperone HemW; this encodes MVQAAYIHIPFCQHICHYCDFNKVFIERQPVDQYLDYLEKEIINTVQKVPFDSMKTIFVGGGTPTALNMEQTKKLLEIINRHLRLFAPNCELTFEANPGDLPKEKLNVLLEGGVNRISFGVQTFRDELLEKIGRKHTREDAFLAIREAQEVGFKNINVDIIYALPGQTIEDVKETLDIAFTLGVQHFSAYSLIVEPKTVFYNLMNKGKLRLPGEDHEAKMYEIVMDEMEKHGYNQYEISNFSKGDNKSRHNLTYWNNEEYYGFGAGAHSYVNGERIQNVGPLKQYFNKIDETRFPYLDVHKVTEKERMEEELFLGLRKTKGVSKTSFRNKFNVEMDQVFAKQLQSNQEQGLLEEEDGHVRLTRKGKLLGNEVFQSFLID
- the hrcA gene encoding heat-inducible transcriptional repressor HrcA, which codes for MLTERQLLILQTIIDDFIGSAQPVGSRTLAKKDEITFSSATIRNEMADLEELGFIEKTHSSSGRVPSEKGYRFYVDHLLAPQNLPNAEIVQIKDLFAERIFEAEKIAQQSAQILSELTNYTAIVLGPKLSTNKLKNVQIVPLDRQTAVAIIVTDTGHVQSKTITVPESVDLSDLEKMVNILNEKLSGVPMEELHNKIFKEIVTVLRGYVHNYDSAIKMLDGTFQVPLSEKIYFGGKANMLSQPEFHDIQKVRSLLTMIDNEAEFYDILRHKQVGIQVKIGRENSSTAMEDCSLISATYSIGEEQLGTIAILGPTRMQYSRVISLLQLFTRQFTDGLKK